From a region of the Carassius auratus strain Wakin chromosome 31, ASM336829v1, whole genome shotgun sequence genome:
- the LOC113050775 gene encoding desmin-like, which yields MSMPCAHFVSVLSEGCLYSSGLSFLCSNMSHSASSSSCSSYRRMFGGPGYLTPPMSRAMFGRASTGGSGSSRINSRVYEVTKSSTSSPGFSSYRASSYSMPNLSAGYNRSYGGMGETLDFGLADALNQEFLQTRTNEKAELQHLNDRFANYIEKVRMLEQQNQAMVIEVERLKGREPTRIADLYEDEMRELRREIEVVTNQRSRVEVERDNLADDLQKLKFRLQEEIALREETENNLAAFRADVDAATLARLDLERRIETLQEEIAFLKKIHEEEIRELQAQMQESQVQIQMDMSKPDLTAALRDIRAQYEGIAAKNIAEAEEWYKSKVSDLNQAVSKNNEALKQAKLDSMEYRHQIQSYTCEIDSLKGTNESLMRQMRDMEDRHGREAGAFQDTIARLEAEIANMKDEMARHLREYQDLLNIKMALDVEIATYRKLLEGEESRIVMPMQSYSTISFRETSPEHQQRISEMHSKKTVLIKTIETRDGEVVSESTQHQKDIM from the exons ATGAGCATGCCATGCGCTCATTTTGTCTCTGTCCTTTCTGAAGGGTGTTTGTATTCATCTGGTCTGTCCTTCTTGTGCTCCAACATGAGCCACTCTGCCTCTTCCTCATCCTGTTCATCATATCGTAGAATGTTTGGTGGTCCCGGCTACCTGACGCCACCAATGTCCCGTGCAATGTTCGGCCGAGCCTCCACCGGGGGGTCTGGCAGCTCTCGGATCAACTCTAGAGTCTACGAGGTCACCAAATCCTCAACTTCCTCTCCTGGATTCTCGAGTTATCGAGCCTCCTCCTACAGTATGCCCAACTTGTCTGCAGGCTATAACCGCTCCTATGGTGGGATGGGTGAGACGCTAGACTTCGGCCTGGCTGACGCGCTCAACCAGGAGTTTCTCCAAACGCGCACCAATGAGAAAGCTGAGCTTCAGCACCTTAATGACCGATTCGCCAACTACATTGAGAAGGTTCGCATGCTGGAGCAGCAGAACCAGGCAATGGTGATTGAGGTGGAGCGTTTGAAGGGGCGGGAGCCAACACGGATTGCTGACCTTTATGAGGATGAGATGAGGGAGCTGAGAAGAGAGATCGAAGTGGTCACCAATCAGAGATCACGTGTGGAGGTGGAGCGGGATAATTTGGCAGATGATCTGCAGAAACTGAAATTCAG GCTTCAGGAAGAGATTGCACTGAGGGAAGAGACCGAGAATAATCTGGCCGCTTTCAGAGCA GATGTGGATGCTGCAACGTTGGCTCGGCTGGATCTGGAAAGACGTATAGAGACTCTCCAAGAAGAGATTGCCTTCCTGAAGAAGATCCATGAAGAG GAAATCCGTGAGTTGCAGGCCCAAATGCAAGAGTCTCAAGTCCAAATCCAGATGGACATGTCCAAACCGGACCTTACTGCTGCTCTAAGGGACATTCGTGCTCAGTATGAGGGCATCGCTGCAAAGAACATTGCAGAGGCTGAGGAGTGGTACAAGTCAAAG GTGTCAGACCTTAACCAGGCAGTGAGCAAGAACAACGAGGCTCTCAAACAAGCCAAGCTGGATTCCATGGAGTACAGACACCAGATCCAGTCCTACACCTGTGAGATCGACTCCCTCAAGGGCACT AACGAGTCTCTCATGAGGCAGATGAGAGATATGGAGGATCGCCACGGTCGTGAGGCTGGTGCTTTTCAGGACACCATCGCCAGGCTGGAGGCAGAGATTGCTAACATGAAGGACGAGATGGCACGTCACCTGCGAGAATATCAGGACCTGCTCAACATTAAGATGGCCCTGGATGTGGAGATCGCCACCTACAGGAAGCTGCTAGAAGGAGAGGAGAGCAG GATTGTGATGCCCATGCAGTCATATTCCACTATAAGTTTTAGAG AGACAAGTCCAGAACATCAACAGAGAATATCTGAAATGCACTCAAAGAAAACCGTCCTGATCAAGACCATTGAGACACGTGATGGGGAG GTGGTGAGTGAATCTACACAACACCAGAAGGACATCATGTAA
- the LOC113050776 gene encoding transmembrane protein 198-B-like, with product MTSTLQTLALKLAPPSREAGPEQMEPCNGVGRSYEVVPSVVCSMCCLFGIIYCFFGYRCFKAVLFLTGLMFGSVIIFLLCYKERVLDTQLSVEASVGIGLGIGTLCGLVTMLVRSVGLFMVGLLLGLLVGIGTMIGMEELSSNPPRSVWVPLGVLLGLGMLFAVLTLQWQRCFTTLSTAVFGAAVIVVATDYFVELFALVRYIYERVKTGPREPVCWTTWVVLGAWPALALLGVLVQWKVTAEGYSHTKVMISRQQRRVQLMRIRQKEERRESSRKKKKKQPQNSNHTHAAKALHPEPAYRRKPNPIRRFDGDVLSPSYIQSFRDRQVDGRAYPVGGLMTAGHTSVDMDYDCGSRVPLTSGVGPHVRV from the exons ATGACGTCCACCTTGCAGACCCTTGCCCTTAAGCTGGCCCCTCCTTCAAGAGAAGCTGGACCAGAGCAGATGGAGCCTTGTAATGGAGTGGGGCGAAGTTATGAGGTGGTCCCCTCAGTGGTCTGCTCTATGTGCTGTCTCTTCGGAATAATCTATTGCTTCTTTG GTTACCGCTGTTTTAAGGCTGTACTCTTCCTGACGGGGCTCATGTTCGGTTCTGTAATCATCTTCCTGCTCTGTTACAAAGAGCGAGTATTGGACACACAGCTGAGCGTTGAGGCCAGCGTGGGCATTGGCCTGGGCATTGGCACCCTGTGTGGCCTAGTGACCATGTTGGTACGCAGCGTTGGGCTTTTCATGGTGGGGCTGCTCCTGGGACTGCTGGTGGGTATCGGGACCATGATAGGAATGGAGGAGCTGTCGTCCAACCCCCCGCGGTCTGTATGGGTGCCCCTGGGTGTCCTGCTGGGGCTGGGCATGCTGTTCGCCGTCCTCACCCTGCAGTGGCAGAGGTGCTTCACCACCCTCTCCACAGCTGTGTTTGGGGCTGCAGTGATAGTCGTGGCTACAGATTATTTCGTGGAGCTCTTCGCTTTGGTGAGGTATATTTACGAGCGGGTGAAAACGGGCCCCCGGGAGCCAGTGTGCTGGACTACGTGGGTGGTCCTGGGAGCCTGGCCTGCTCTCGCCCTGCTGGGTGTTTTGGTGCAATGGAAAGTGACAGCAGAGGGCTACTCCCACACGAAGG tgatgaTCAGTCGCCAGCAGCGGCGAGTTCAGCTCATGCGTATTCGTCAGAAAGAGGAGAGGAGGGAGAGcagcagaaagaaaaagaagaagcagCCGCAGAACTCAAACCACACACATGCCGCCAAAGCCCTGCACCCAGAGCCCGCCTACCGCAGGAAACCCAACCCTATACGACGCTTTGATGGAGATGTGCTTTCTCCT AGCTACATCCAGAGTTTTCGGGACAGACAGGTGGATGGACGTGCTTATCCTGTGGGTGGACTGATGACTGCGGGTCACACAAGTGTGGACATGGACTATGACTGTGGATCCAGGGTCCCCCTCACTTCTGGGGTCGGACCACATGTTCGAGTCTGA